The stretch of DNA CTTAATTATATAGAGAAGGTTAATTTCTCAAGTTTTATTTTCCTGTGATGTTATCCAAGGTTTCTTGAATTGTGAAAGAGAtgacatttataccctgcctccatctaataaaaatgtttttaaggaAACTCTGAAGGCGATCCATAATAGACTAAAAAGAGGATAAAGCATAAGTAGCAGATAGCAACTGGTAGGAAAGGATTGGGGAGGACAGACAGTGAGGCTTGGCTTGTTGTCTAATGAGAGCAGAGATGAGGCTACCCAAATTTCTCTGAGAAGGTCAATCCAAAGGCAGGAGGCTACAACCAAGAAATCCCTGTCCTCCTCTCACAACACATCTCCCTTTGAATGTGGAATTCTCAGTGAGCATCATTGGTAACTAACTACATGTTTTCTTAGGTGGAATATATTGAATATCTGAGTCGTAAAGTCAGCATGGAGATGGGGCTTCGAGAGCAGCTTGACATCATTAAAATTATTGATCCCACAGCTCAGATTTCTCCTACAGACAATGAGTTTATTATCGAACTGAATTGCCTCACTGATGAAAAGCTGAAACAGGTATGTGAGCTTGAGATTCTTTTTAAACCAACTCTCTTATTCTGGTATGCATGATTTTGCTGCATACTTCTATAAACAGTAACAATTAGTTGTTAATTTAAGGCAACTGAAAGacttaatgcattttattttggaaTGACCTCCCATAAGGTAGAGCCCTCTTTGTTGGGCCCCTCAAGAGTAAGAATGCATACTTCTACAATTGTGTCAGGGTTGTTCCATCCCTTCCGTTCTCCatcatattttgttgttgttactcatTTGTGTTTACTTGAAAACATTTCCACCATACCTTACTTAATAAAGAGATACTTATTAAAGGTAGTGGCCTGTGGATATCCTCGTCCATCAGCATACTCTCTGGAGATGGGGATACTTGAGTATCCTGGTCCCAGGctacttagggctttaaagtatATTGAAAACCAGGGAAAGCCATTGGTTTTGGTATGTGAGTACAACTCTtgggttttcatttctttctgcagCAGAGTTCCTTTTACAGAAAAGTTTTCCTGCATCTTCTAtttctttgcagcagcagcagcagcattgcagcTCTTAGTGAAATTCTCATTACAGGAATAAACACCATTTGGTTCTGTTTCTTAGagtctttattatttacaaaacttTACACTGGTCATTtaatatagaaaacaaataaagcaacacaatctttttctcttttagCTATCCGGCCCGAGACCTAAGGCTGACTCCTTCACATACTCATTTACACTGACCCAGACTTAGCTGAAcacctgttgctggggaaattttctTTTGCCTAGCAACCTGCTCAAGACCATTTTCAAAAGTTTCTTCTAGAATATTCCAACAATTGGACCTGGTAAAGCACCTGTGTGTCTAGTAGGGTTCCCCCTGTAGTTGCTTTTAAAACCAACTGATGTTTCTGAACAATCTTCATATAGCATCATGTGGACCATACAACAATAATGCAGTAGatattcaaagcagtatcatactactttaaacagtcatggctttcccccaaagaatcctgggaactgtggggtgttgttttttaagggtgccGAGAATTATTAGGGGATTCCATTTCCCCTCATAGAGTTGCAATTCCCAGACTTCCTTGGGGAAAGGAATTGATTGCTTAACCACCTAGGAATTTTAGTtttgtgaggggaacaggagtTTTCCTAATaattctcggcacccttaactAACTGCAgtgctcaggattctttgggcagaAGCCATGATTAAattggtataatagtgctttggATGTTATTGTGTGGATGTGGCCTCAGTCTTTTGAAAGCCAGGTGTATCCAAGCGCTTGCCATTTCGACTCTTTGCCTTGACTTCCTTATTTGTGTGTTTAGGTCAGAAGTTATATCAAGGAGCATGGCCCCCGGCAGCGGTCTGCAAGGGAGAACTGGAAGCGAAGCGGCTACAGTTGTGGGAGTGCCAGTGGAGTGAGCGGTGccagcgccagcagcagcagcgccagcatGGTCAGCTCAGCGAGCAGTAGCGGTTCCAGCATTGGCAACTCTGGTACAAACTCCAGCGCCAACATGAGTCGGGCTCACAGCGACAGCAACTTGTCTGCAAGTGCTGCAGAGCGAATCAGGGATTCAAAAGTAAAGCTTCAGATTCagatggactttaaaaaaaaccttattaaTATACTTGGAATCATTACAGTTAAAATGTAAATGCATTTACATGTTGCAAAAGCTCGATTAATGTTACTTTTTGAGGATTCCAGAGAAAAGGGTAGCCCCTGGTAGGTAATTTGCAGCTTAATGAGCTCTAGCGCGCTTTTATTTTGCCAtcagatttggaagtatggaatAAGAGCTAAAACAGCTTAAACAAACAAGTTCAATATTTGTTAGCATTGTGGACAGTTTAAATTTGAAATATTAGCATTTTCAGTATAGCACCATCAATTTCAATTACTCATATTTCTTCAGGAAAGCCTAGGATACTCCTGATCCCAAAGGAAAACTAGCTATTAACTTTGGATTGTAGTCAAAGAAAATGTCATCAagatttctcttttttgttttctttttaaatttttatatctatACAATCAAAGGTGAAGGAAAGCGGCCATTCCCAAGTCCAGTCATGTTATGAACcatagaaaataataaatatggtCTTACATTGTTGTTAAATTTATAGCTCCAAAAAAGAAATCGTTGGTTTtttggatttatataccacccttctcaagatgcccagggcagcaaagagatatgcaactttaaaaaaagaaagaaaacaaagcaaaaacattctaaaacagtttaaaacattatGAAACCAGTTACAGTTACATTCTTCCATCCCATGATTACAGGGTTCCCAGAAACAAtattcttcagccaccaaatgtctgggcaaacagaaatgttttcaaattcctcctgaaaattAATAATTGTAGAGACAAATGTGCCTCACTAGGGAGGCATTCCAAagccagggagccaccactgaaaaggtcctgtCACCCATCTTGCTATAAATCTGCTTTCATGCAATTATGTAAAGAGTCTTTTCTCATTGAACTTTGTGTAGGGAGGATAGAGTTAGCATATCACTGTGGGCGGAGCCTTCCAGCATCATCAGATTATTGCCATATGTAGCTGAAGTTTATGAGGCATGTAGAAGAGGgttcctctcttcctcttccatccCAGTATCTTCGTTAAAAGATGATTACCTGAAAATACTGGATTGGTTTTTGGCTGTATACACAACATCTGTTTAAAGAACATCTCCCCACCCTAGTTGGAACTGTAGTTCAGAGCTATGATGCTCAGtatcctttaaaaatatatattatttatttatttatttattatttatacaccgcccatctggctgggtttccccggccactctgggcggcttccaacaaataccaaaacacattaaaatatcacagattaaaaacttccctaaacagggctgcctttcggtgttttctaaatgtcaggtagttgtttatctccttgacctctgatgggagggcgttccacaaggcgggcgccactaccgagaaggccctctgcctggttcccttaacaaactacagttcccagaattcttgggggaggggtgctttaaatgtattgtgtgtgcGAAGTCCTAGTTAAATATGTGTCTTGTTTTACAGTGGTGTGCACAGTTTTGTGTAGAGACTGGGATTGACTTTGGCCATTTCCTTTATTTTGACAGAAACGTTCTAAACAGCGCAAGCTTCAGCAAAAGGCTTTGCGCAAGAGGCAACTGAAAGAGCAACGGCAGGCTCGAAAGGAGAGACTGAGTGGTTTGTTTCTTAACGAAGAGGTTCTTTCTTTAAAAGTCACTGAGGATGACCATGAAAGAGATGTGGATGTCTTGATGTGACAgggttgatttattattattattattattgaaaaatcAGTGTTCTTTCTAAGCCTTAAGCCTATTATATTGTTTACATACACTTTTACCAAAATTTTGATTGGAGCTGGGACTAGTTAGCCTGTGTCACTCATCTAtagtttaaaagcaaaaaaaggcaTGTCATAAGAGATTAagagaatactttaaaaaaagaaaaggaaactaaGGATAATTCATTTTGCTTTCAAATATCTGTGAGTACTCTACTGAaaagttttcattttgtttgtaaTTCCGCCTTAACCTGATAGATATAACATTTGTTCTTTGGGTAAGAGTATTTCCTCCTCTACCCGCTTTTTTGCCTGAATGGCTTAAtgctattttctttaaaaaacaaaacaaagaactgcAAGTCCATTAATAGTTATTGGGTGATATATTCTGCCAGTGGACCTGGCAGGAttgccctttcttctcctccctccgTACCCTCCCCATCTTCTCTGAAGGATCCCTCAGTTTttgcagagcagatttggggagtgtTGGGGAGGGCTGCAAGGGCAAGTTCTCTTTGCACAAGCAAGACACTACAGTTTGACATCGCACATTTTTGTTCCTACTGCAATCATATCAAGGCTTTAAGGCTAGatttattgaaataataataattatttattaaatttttatttcgcCCTATGCCCATAGAACTCAGGACGGTTAGCAACAtaaaaattacaattaaaaagaatacataataaaaacaaaacaatacccagTAATCCCCCCATGACTGGGGAACCTTTTAAGCCAAATGCACCCCATGAGTAACGTATACGTGGCCCACAAGGGACTATTAAACCCGCGTTTCTGCTTGCCAGGGAATGCAAAACCAGGCAGACAGAAAGTGCTTGCAAGTGCCTGTCAGGCCATGAAATATGGCTACATATAGCCGGGTGGGTCACTCATGGTGTGCAGGCCTGATGTGGTGTTACAAAGCAACAGGACAATCTGGTGAAGGAAACTCCTAGAAACAAATTCACATTTCCTTCCTCTAGATGCATGTGTCTATATGTTCCAAATCACTGTAGTGTCATGTGCCTTAAAATTTATTTGAGACCTTTTCTTTAAAGTGAAGGTTTGGAGGAGAACATTGCAAAATTGAAATAAAGCAGATCACATTTTCCTGATGTTCTGAAGtctttcaaaatatgttttgttttcaaagccCTGTTCAGCTTTTTTGTGTGGGGGAAAGGCAACGGTTGAGAGATTTCCATCTTGACCGTATGTTTTTGCGTAAAACTATATTTCTTTATTCGGTTTAATGGGAAAGTGATCTCATTTGGTTAACATTTATGAGTGGTTTCATGACATTATTTTCTATAACAGAGTTAAGCAGGTGTGTTTAAAAGACCCGTTTCATGCTTTTAACCATGGTTTCTGATCTTGGTTCTTTTGCATAAACCATGGTTAAAAGCAAATGTAGTTCCCAACTCAGGTGAAAGTGGCAAACTCTGGTTAGCTTAAAACTGAAGTGGAGGTTACTGATCTCTGTACGGCCACACAGGATAAAGAGATAGAAGTGGGGAGCAGGTTcatgcatgtaatgctaagctgTAGTTTAATGTTTCTGAATCACATCTAACTTTTAGGAACAGAAGATACTGTGGGTGAATTTCAAGTAGTTTCAAGTGTTGGACATTCACTAGAGAAAGGGATTTCTAGTTTAAAAGCGGTTCTTAATGATGTGATACTCCTGGCTCTAATTCTAAAAAATTTCTACAAAAGCCTTGTTTCATTAGGCaatcacacacaacacacacacacccctcccccaaagagGGAAACATTTGTTTTGAAGTAGCTCATAGCTCACAGGTGAAACACTTTGGAGTAAATGGGATAAGACAACAGCCTAAAACTCAGCATTATGACAAAATTTTTGAGTGCTTGATCCATTTTGCCTACCTCCTAGATCTTGAATTTTGTAGCTGCATTTTATTGAGCACATAATGTACTGTGTTTAAGGTGCCTCTCTAAATTGAACACTCTGGTCACTCAGTGAACATCCAGTTTGAATTAAATTAGCATTATAAGTGAAAAATGGAGCTATAGCCgagcccccaccccatttatacACACTTGTTATAGAATGGAAGCAAGTTGGGGGATCTGCTTGGTAGACTTTTGCCTGGGTCCTATTTATCTTGAATGCTTTATAAGATGCATAAATAATTTAACTAGTGCAAGTGAGAAATACACAATTCACCTTCTATGGAATTGCTTATCTCACAAAGCTTAGAAGGAGCACTGAAAACTTGATTGGAAAAAAGTTGTTCTCTTAGCCTAATAAGAAGATCTGTTTTACATCTTGTTCTTGCATCTGCATTGGTTTCATTTTATGCTAGAAATTTTTTGACTGAAACAAAGCAATGACATTTGTGTAAAGCAGGATATAGGATGCTATACCCTGGTTCTGTTCAAAATGCTTGCTGAAGTTGGTGAACTCAACATTTAAGATGATCTTGTGGCTCGCAataagtttttgttttctttttctgtatgttGGTCAGAGAAAATCATAGAGAATTTCTCACACAAGTATTACATCAGATTGTAAATATGACTTAAAACCTCCTTAAGGCTGGTGTAAAGTACTTGTAGAAAATCTTATAGGACATTAGCCAATTTTTTTTCTAATGCTGAAACAAAAGGACCTGTTagtgttcatattttccccacccccttggcaCACCTGCCTTCTAAATATTAGCAAGCTGTTGACTCCTTTCTTTTTGCAAACAGGTTTTCCCAGTAGATCAGATTCTCATGACTTATCTGGAAACCCTAACTTGTGGGTGactagcctgtggccctccatatgttgttgggctgAAACTCCGCTCATCCCTCAGGCTGATGGAAAGtgaagtccaaccacatctggtgGATGCACAGTTTAGCCACTTCAACATGTTCCATCTTGGATCAGTAGTTTTATACTCCCTGTGTCTTGCAGATTATTTTGGATTATTATTTGTCATGTTGGTCAAAATCAGTGGAGCAGGGGGGCAATTAACATTATAACCTTAGCTGTTATCAGATCATGTGCATCTTACTGGATcagaatgcattgggggggggggagagattagagAGATGCAGGGAGCATCAAATATGTTCTGAAACATGGTTGAGAGTTGCTTCGTAAGGGCCAATGGCATTGGCATTCTGAGGGTGTGTGCTTCATAACCAAAGCAAAGAAGATGTTTACCTTTGGCAATATACTTCAGATGGTCTTAAATACAAATAGATATATTAAATCTGGACTATTTTCCAGGTTCTCTGCAAAAGTGTATTGTATGCTGAAATGCACATGTACATACAACTGTTTGCTGTACATTCTGTATCTACTCACTATGATGTTTGTGGAAAACTCTGTTCATTCTTTATTTTTTGATGTTGTGAAGGTTTTTCCCAATAGGGTGCTGTTttacttttctcccccttaagCCCTTAATTGTAGTTTAAATTAGTGGATATGATAGTTTTGAataacattaaaaagaaacataatAATGCAACTACATGTGTTCAATGTCATACTTGGATTGCTCCTACAGATAAATGGATTATTTATGTGTATTATACAGTCATTGCATATGGTGCTTTGCAGAGTGAGTCAGGAAACACAGATAGATCGCTGTTCTCAAGAAGCTTACAACCTGATTcctatcaagtcagaccattcaCTTACCGTATCAAGTTCAGTATCATCATGGATTGGTAGCAGCTTTACAAGGTTTCTGCAGTGCTCTTCCTATTGTCTTTAATTGCAACACCCTTTCCCAGGGACAGGGACTGGTGGAAATGACAGCATTGGTGTGTCAGCATGGGTCCTACCAAGGTCCTCAACCTTGACATCTACCCAACAGCACCAACTACTTAATGcagctagaaggaattttttaaaatgtgctgtacTGTACTAAGTTTTTGTCTTAATTTGCTTCCAAGCACCTTTGGTTTCCACTAGAGGGCATGCTGCAACCACACAAATAGTAGGCCCTTGgtttaaaaagcaaaagttaTTGTATCAAGTAGGTGCAGATAAAAAATTTCTGGAATGCAAAACCACTCAGCAGAATTTTAGAGAATGTCGAAGGTAAAGTAAATCACTTTACATTAACAGATGATAAAATGTATATATGATGGCTAGTGCATCCACCCCGGACATGCTTGTGTGGACCATCCTTTAGATATCAAATGATGTGTGTATTAGCTTAAGGATCCTTTGAAGATGATACTGGGCAGCTTCTGTAAGTGAAGGCTAAAGGGTGTTTTAAAACATGTTCTAGCAAAATGAGATCATACTCTACTGGTGGCATCTAATTAACGTGCCAAATACGAAGTCTGAAAGACAACATATCTAGATCTGGAGGCCATTTAGTTCAGCACCCTGCCTGATAGTGTCCAGTAGCTCCTGTTTTAAGACCAGTTCCCAAACTCATCGTACCCGCTGGACCACTTACAAATtggttaatgatgatgatgattgcctTTTGTAGCTATTGTAATGTACTGTGCTCAATGGCTCAtggtttttaataattttttaattgtcTTCCCCAGTGGTGCGGTGgctccgggggacggagccgaatcgcagcgggcgctgcttgcccccacctgccttccccgagccaaggggaaaaCAGGCAGGagcagccgccgcaccgccacGTTTCGGCTCtgcccccctggcaaaggaaaattagctgtcagcttcccgcgctgacagctgatcttcctttgccgctttctatggctgcgcttc from Zootoca vivipara chromosome Z, rZooViv1.1, whole genome shotgun sequence encodes:
- the LOC118084336 gene encoding protein FAM199X produces the protein MAGEEPQKFLAPDEPNALLFSAPPRAHGAGGGLGLCDEGSACLDVSDFGCHLSSCHRTDPLRRLHAHRWNLTSCGTSVASSECSEELFSSVSVGDQDDCFSLLDDQDLTSFDLFPEGSVCSDVSSSISTYWDWSDSEFEWQLPGSDIASGSDVLSDIIPSIPSSPCMLPKKKNKHRNLDELPWSAMTNDEQVEYIEYLSRKVSMEMGLREQLDIIKIIDPTAQISPTDNEFIIELNCLTDEKLKQVRSYIKEHGPRQRSARENWKRSGYSCGSASGVSGASASSSSASMVSSASSSGSSIGNSGTNSSANMSRAHSDSNLSASAAERIRDSKKRSKQRKLQQKALRKRQLKEQRQARKERLSGLFLNEEVLSLKVTEDDHERDVDVLM